The following proteins come from a genomic window of Malus sylvestris chromosome 4, drMalSylv7.2, whole genome shotgun sequence:
- the LOC126618959 gene encoding ABC transporter G family member 11-like isoform X1 → MPYETEKTKSSAAAAAAGHAMMEIEAGKPSGNGVVAGGLSHLSETLWREKTSLEIVGDVSARLTWKDLTVMVTLNNGETQKVLEGLTGYAEPGTFTALMGPSGSGKSTLLDALSSRLAANAFLSGTILLNGRKRKLSFGTAAYVTQDDNLIGTLTVRETISYSARLRLPDKMAWSEKRALVESTIIEMGLQDCADTVIGNWHLRGISGGEKRRVSIALEILTRPRLLFLDEPTSGLDSASAFFVTQTLRALARDGRTVIASIHQPSSEVFELFDQLYLLSSGKTVYFGQAADAYGFFAQAGFPCPALRNPSDHFLRCINSDFDKVKATLKGSMELRFEASDDPLEKITTAEAIRVLIDSYRSSQHSYAAREKVEEISKVKGTVLDSGGSQASFFMQAFQLSKRSFINMSRDFGYYWLRLVIYIVVTVCIGTIYLNVGTGYSSILARGSCASFVFGFVTFMSIGGFPSFVEDMKVFQRERLNGHYGVTAFVISNTLSAMPFLILITFLAGTVCYFMVRLHPGFEHYLFFVLCLYASVTVVESLMMAIASIVPNFLMGIIIGAGIQGIFMLVSGYFRLPNDIPKPVWRYPMSYISFHFWALQGQYQNDLSGLLFDNQTPDLPKIPGEYILENVFQINTARSKWIDLSVILSMIVVYRIIFFIMIKFSEDVTPWIRGYMARRRMQQKNGNQNTTVAPDGLTQSPSLRNHARR, encoded by the exons ATGCCATACGAAACTGAAAAAACGAAGAGTTCAGCGGCAGCGGCGGCGGCAGGGCATGCTATGATGGAGATAGAAGCGGGAAAGCCCTCAGGAAACGGGGTTGTGGCCGGAGGGCTGAGCCATCTGAGTGAGACTCTGTGGAGGGAGAAGACAAGTTTGGAGATTGTGGGAGATGTGTCTGCAAGGCTGACGTGGAAGGATCTGACGGTGATGGTGACTCTGAACAACGGCGAGACGCAGAAGGTGTTGGAGGGTTTGACCGGTTACGCTGAGCCTGGAACTTTCACGGCTCTCATGGGGCCTTCTGGTTCTGGGAAGTCTACTTTGCTTGATGCTCTGTCGAGTCGGTTGGCCGCCAATGCTTTTCTTTCTGGTACTATTCTGCTCAATGGCCGCAAACGGAAGCTCTCTTTTGGCACTGCT GCCTATGTGACCCAAGATGACAATTTGATTGGAACTTTAACGGTGCGAGAGACGATTTCTTATTCGGCAAGGCTAAGGCTGCCGGATAAGATGGCTTGGTCGGAAAAGCGGGCACTGGTTGAGAGCACAATCATAGAGATGGGTCTGCAGGATTGCGCCGACACAGTTATTGGAAATTGGCATTTGCGTGGGATCAGTGggggagagaagagaagggTCAGCATTGCTCTTGAAATCTTGACGAGGCCTAGATTGCTCTTCCTGGATGAGCCAACAAGCGGACTTGATAG TGCTTCGGCGTTTTTCGTGACTCAGACATTGCGTGCCCTGGCACGAGACGGAAGGACTGTCATAGCCTCAATTCACCAGCCTAGTAGTGAAGTCTTTGAACTGTTTGATCAACTGTACTTGCTTTCTAGTGGCAAAACAGTCTATTTTGGTCAGGCGGCAGACGCATATGGG TTCTTTGCACAAGCCGGCTTTCCGTGCCCTGCTTTGAGGAACCCATCTGATCATTTTCTTAGATGCATAAACTCCGACTTCGACAAAGTAAAGGCCACACTGAAAGGGTCCATGGAACTCAGG TTTGAGGCAAGTGATGACCCGTTGGAGAAGATTACCACTGCTGAAGCTATAAGAGTTCTTATTGATTCCTATCGTTCTTCTCAACACTCGTACGCAGCTAGAGAAAAAGTTGAGGAGATATCGAAAGTT AAAGGAACCGTGCTAGATTCTGGAGGAAGTCAGGCTAGTTTCTTTATGCAGGCCTTCCAATTGTCCAAGCGTTCGTTTATCAATATGTCGAGGGACTTTGGATACTACTGGCTCAGGCTCGTCATTTACATTGTCGTCACAGTTTGTATCGGAACCATCTATTTGAATGTGGGAACGGGTTACAGTTCGATTCTG GCACGGGGTTCGTGTGCATCTTTCGTCTTTGGTTTTGTCACGTTCATGTCAATTGGCGGGTTTCCTTCCTTCGTAGAGGATATGAAG GTTTTCCAAAGAGAGAGGCTGAATGGCCACTACGGCGTTACTGCATTTGTCATCAGCAACACGCTCTCTGCAATGCCATTCCTGATACTGATTACCTTTCTCGCCGGAACTGTTTGTTACTTCATGGTCCGGCTCCACCCGGGCTTCGAGCATTATCTCTTCTTTGTGTTGTGCCTTTATGCAAGTGTCACCGTCGTTGAGAGCTTGATGATGGCGATAGCCAGCATCGTCCCCAACTTCCTCATGGGCATTATCATAGGGGCTGGAATTCAG GGTATCTTCATGCTAGTCTCCGGGTACTTCAGGCTCCCGAATGACATCCCAAAACCCGTCTGGCGTTACCCTATGTCATACATCAGCTTCCACTTCTGGGCTTTACAG GGACAATACCAGAATGACCTGAGCGGCTTATTGTTCGACAACCAGACACCGGACCTTCCTAAGATTCCCGGCGAGTACATCCTGGAAAATGTGTTCCAGATTAACACAGCCAGATCGAAATGGATAGACCTGAGTGTGATCTTGAGCATGATTGTCGTGTACCggatcatcttcttcatcatgaTCAAGTTCAGCGAGGATGTGACGCCGTGGATTCGAGGTTACATGGCGAGGCGAAGAATGCAACAGAAGAATGGAAACCAGAACACAACAGTTGCACCCGATGGCCTCACACAGTCACCTTCTTTGAGGAACCATGCAAGAAGGTAG
- the LOC126618959 gene encoding ABC transporter G family member 11-like isoform X2, protein MMIQVNQKQTTIAPTNIPSGNGVVAGGLSHLSETLWREKTSLEIVGDVSARLTWKDLTVMVTLNNGETQKVLEGLTGYAEPGTFTALMGPSGSGKSTLLDALSSRLAANAFLSGTILLNGRKRKLSFGTAAYVTQDDNLIGTLTVRETISYSARLRLPDKMAWSEKRALVESTIIEMGLQDCADTVIGNWHLRGISGGEKRRVSIALEILTRPRLLFLDEPTSGLDSASAFFVTQTLRALARDGRTVIASIHQPSSEVFELFDQLYLLSSGKTVYFGQAADAYGFFAQAGFPCPALRNPSDHFLRCINSDFDKVKATLKGSMELRFEASDDPLEKITTAEAIRVLIDSYRSSQHSYAAREKVEEISKVKGTVLDSGGSQASFFMQAFQLSKRSFINMSRDFGYYWLRLVIYIVVTVCIGTIYLNVGTGYSSILARGSCASFVFGFVTFMSIGGFPSFVEDMKVFQRERLNGHYGVTAFVISNTLSAMPFLILITFLAGTVCYFMVRLHPGFEHYLFFVLCLYASVTVVESLMMAIASIVPNFLMGIIIGAGIQGIFMLVSGYFRLPNDIPKPVWRYPMSYISFHFWALQGQYQNDLSGLLFDNQTPDLPKIPGEYILENVFQINTARSKWIDLSVILSMIVVYRIIFFIMIKFSEDVTPWIRGYMARRRMQQKNGNQNTTVAPDGLTQSPSLRNHARR, encoded by the exons CCCTCAGGAAACGGGGTTGTGGCCGGAGGGCTGAGCCATCTGAGTGAGACTCTGTGGAGGGAGAAGACAAGTTTGGAGATTGTGGGAGATGTGTCTGCAAGGCTGACGTGGAAGGATCTGACGGTGATGGTGACTCTGAACAACGGCGAGACGCAGAAGGTGTTGGAGGGTTTGACCGGTTACGCTGAGCCTGGAACTTTCACGGCTCTCATGGGGCCTTCTGGTTCTGGGAAGTCTACTTTGCTTGATGCTCTGTCGAGTCGGTTGGCCGCCAATGCTTTTCTTTCTGGTACTATTCTGCTCAATGGCCGCAAACGGAAGCTCTCTTTTGGCACTGCT GCCTATGTGACCCAAGATGACAATTTGATTGGAACTTTAACGGTGCGAGAGACGATTTCTTATTCGGCAAGGCTAAGGCTGCCGGATAAGATGGCTTGGTCGGAAAAGCGGGCACTGGTTGAGAGCACAATCATAGAGATGGGTCTGCAGGATTGCGCCGACACAGTTATTGGAAATTGGCATTTGCGTGGGATCAGTGggggagagaagagaagggTCAGCATTGCTCTTGAAATCTTGACGAGGCCTAGATTGCTCTTCCTGGATGAGCCAACAAGCGGACTTGATAG TGCTTCGGCGTTTTTCGTGACTCAGACATTGCGTGCCCTGGCACGAGACGGAAGGACTGTCATAGCCTCAATTCACCAGCCTAGTAGTGAAGTCTTTGAACTGTTTGATCAACTGTACTTGCTTTCTAGTGGCAAAACAGTCTATTTTGGTCAGGCGGCAGACGCATATGGG TTCTTTGCACAAGCCGGCTTTCCGTGCCCTGCTTTGAGGAACCCATCTGATCATTTTCTTAGATGCATAAACTCCGACTTCGACAAAGTAAAGGCCACACTGAAAGGGTCCATGGAACTCAGG TTTGAGGCAAGTGATGACCCGTTGGAGAAGATTACCACTGCTGAAGCTATAAGAGTTCTTATTGATTCCTATCGTTCTTCTCAACACTCGTACGCAGCTAGAGAAAAAGTTGAGGAGATATCGAAAGTT AAAGGAACCGTGCTAGATTCTGGAGGAAGTCAGGCTAGTTTCTTTATGCAGGCCTTCCAATTGTCCAAGCGTTCGTTTATCAATATGTCGAGGGACTTTGGATACTACTGGCTCAGGCTCGTCATTTACATTGTCGTCACAGTTTGTATCGGAACCATCTATTTGAATGTGGGAACGGGTTACAGTTCGATTCTG GCACGGGGTTCGTGTGCATCTTTCGTCTTTGGTTTTGTCACGTTCATGTCAATTGGCGGGTTTCCTTCCTTCGTAGAGGATATGAAG GTTTTCCAAAGAGAGAGGCTGAATGGCCACTACGGCGTTACTGCATTTGTCATCAGCAACACGCTCTCTGCAATGCCATTCCTGATACTGATTACCTTTCTCGCCGGAACTGTTTGTTACTTCATGGTCCGGCTCCACCCGGGCTTCGAGCATTATCTCTTCTTTGTGTTGTGCCTTTATGCAAGTGTCACCGTCGTTGAGAGCTTGATGATGGCGATAGCCAGCATCGTCCCCAACTTCCTCATGGGCATTATCATAGGGGCTGGAATTCAG GGTATCTTCATGCTAGTCTCCGGGTACTTCAGGCTCCCGAATGACATCCCAAAACCCGTCTGGCGTTACCCTATGTCATACATCAGCTTCCACTTCTGGGCTTTACAG GGACAATACCAGAATGACCTGAGCGGCTTATTGTTCGACAACCAGACACCGGACCTTCCTAAGATTCCCGGCGAGTACATCCTGGAAAATGTGTTCCAGATTAACACAGCCAGATCGAAATGGATAGACCTGAGTGTGATCTTGAGCATGATTGTCGTGTACCggatcatcttcttcatcatgaTCAAGTTCAGCGAGGATGTGACGCCGTGGATTCGAGGTTACATGGCGAGGCGAAGAATGCAACAGAAGAATGGAAACCAGAACACAACAGTTGCACCCGATGGCCTCACACAGTCACCTTCTTTGAGGAACCATGCAAGAAGGTAG